The following DNA comes from Lathamus discolor isolate bLatDis1 unplaced genomic scaffold, bLatDis1.hap1 Scaffold_334, whole genome shotgun sequence.
GTTTTCCCTCCATCCCGGCAGCTCAGGAATGCCGCGGCCGGAATTCCATCGCTCCCGGTGAAGCGACGCCGGTGACGGCCGAGATGGAAGGGAAGTACATCATCACCATGCCCAAGGGCACCACGCCCAGGACAAGGAAaatcctggagcagcagcaagcgGCCAAAGGTCCCAGCAGGGAATTCCCATCCGGTATTCCCAATTCACCCCCGTCCATCCCAAATCCCACCTTATCCCCTTCAATCCTGCAGGGCTGCCCAGGACGTCTGTGTTCGACCGCTTGGGAGCCGAGGCGAGGGGGGACGCGGGCTGCGGGAGGGAAGGTGAGAGGAGGGAATTCCTGCTTGGAATTCTAAGGGAATCCGGGAGgtgttttcccctcttcccGCGGGATTTGCACGCTGCCGCACGAGAGAGCCGGAATTCCTTCCGTCGCTCCCTGCATCCCATCGGAAGGGCGCCGGAGCCGGGATGCGGGCGCTGACGGGCATCCCTTTGCCTCCAGCCCCCCGCCGGCGTCTTCAGCCGCCTGGGAGATTCCCTGCGGGAGCAATCCCTGGAAAACGCCGGCTCCGCGCTTCCCTACGCGGGCGTCCTGAAGAAATCCACCGCTTCCCGCAAGGCGAGCGCCGAGCCGGGAATGCCGCTGAAGGCCAAAGCCAGCAGCTCGGAGGCGAAGCCCATTCCCAACCTGCGGAATGCCGCCGGGACCTCGCCGCCGGGAGAAGGGCGAGAGGGCGAGGACggggtgagcagcagcagcggcggcggcggcagggaTAAATCCAAGCGGGAATGCCGGGTGATGATCCGCAGGACTTGGGGCTGCGGGagggtgagcagcagcagcgaggcCCGGATGGACAACGCCGGCTCCGTCAGCGTCTTCCAGCGCTTGGGAAAGAAAACGGATTGAGATCCCGGGCATCCGGGTGGCTCCATCCCATGGGATCGGCACCGGGGGGGAAGGGTTGAGCCCTGGGGAGGAGGGGTTTTCCGCAGGGAAAGGCTTGATCCCGTAGGGAAAGGCTTGATTCCATAGGGAAAGGGTTAACCCCATAGGGAAAGGCTTGATCCCATGGGGAAAGGGTTAACCCCATAGGGAAAGGCTTGATCCCATAGGGAAAGGCTTAACGCCATGGGGAAAGGCTTGATCCCATGGGGAAAGGCTTGATCCCATAGGGAAAGGCTTGACCCCATAGGGAAAGGCTTAATCCCATGGGGAAAGGGTTAACCCCATAGGGAAAGGCTTGATCCCATAGGGAAAGGCTTAACCCCATAGGGAAAGGCTTGATCCCATAGGGAAAGGCTTAACCCCACAGGGAAAGGCTTGATCCCATAGGGAAAGGCTGAACCCCATGGGGAAAGGCTTGATCCCATAGGGAAAGGCTTGATCCCATAGGGAAAGGCTGAACCCCATGGGGAAAGGCTTGATCCCACTGGGCAACACTAATCCCATAGGAAAACagtggagggagagggaggggtAACCCCTTCCCAAGGGATTCCCTGCCCAAATCCCGGGCGAGTCCAGCCAAATCACCGCTCTCCATCCCCTCCCCGCCGCTAAACCCTTGCGCTTCCCCCCCTTTATTCCCGCTTTGAGGAATTCTCCCCTGGAGCCCTCCGGGCGCAGCCTGGGGTTTGCCTCCGGTTGCCCTTCCCCTTGCCGCTCGCTTTCCCTGGAAGCATGGATCCGCTGCGGGAACGGAATCCGCTGGATGGAGGTCAGAGCGGCATTCCCGAAAAACACCCCGAAACCTTAAAAAAGAACCATTTTGGGGGGGGAAAGGctcaaaaccaccaaaaccccccccaaaaactGCCTTAATTCCCTCCGGCTCCTCCGGACGTGGCCTTTCCTGgaattcctccttttc
Coding sequences within:
- the LOC136006617 gene encoding LOW QUALITY PROTEIN: uncharacterized protein C19orf47 homolog (The sequence of the model RefSeq protein was modified relative to this genomic sequence to represent the inferred CDS: inserted 2 bases in 2 codons; substituted 1 base at 1 genomic stop codon); amino-acid sequence: MVSVTMATSEWIQFFKEAGIPXGPAVSYAVMFVDNRIRKNMLLDLTKELMNELGITAVGDVIAILKHAKVVYRQEMCKAATELLLPGSPPLQAELRRSAHSAASRMIANSLSRDPLPAAPLQPHGSKISVTVPNPAGGSEGRXGRGNAAAGIPSLPVKRRRXTAEMEGKYIITMPKGTTPRTRKILEQQQAAKGLPRTSVFDRLGAEARGDAGCGREPAGVFSRLGDSLREQSLENAGSALPYAGVLKKSTASRKASAEPGMPLKAKASSSEAKPIPNLRNAAGTSPPGEGREGEDGVSSSSGGGGRDKSKRECRVMIRRTWGCGRVSSSSEARMDNAGSVSVFQRLGKKTD